taatttggtttttttgttgaatgtcGCTTAGAAATggattttcatcgaaaatgaCGAGTTTTTGTCgattatgcattttttgtgtgtgatttaCTCTCGTGGGACTGATAAGACGTCCCATGTGTGGTTGGAGAGATAAGCttctgttttttatttaaatgataaaaaaagaaaacgacattgacattcaattttttttttgtttttttttaggtattgaCTTCAAAATAAGAACCATTGAATTggatgggaaaaaaattaagctgcaAATATggtgagttttaatttttttttttttttttgacaaaatgagttaaaaataattttttaattaatttttagtcgtaaaagagacaaaaataattaaattttaattttttttcgtagggATACTGCCGGGCAGGAGCGTTTCAGAACAATTACAACAGCGTACTATCGCGGCGCCATGGGAATTATGCTAGTTTATGACATTACacaagaaaaatcttttgaaaacatcaaaaactgGATCAGGAACATAGAGGAGAATGCCTCAGCTGACGTCGAGAAAATGTTGCTCGGAAACAAATGTGAATTGAATGAGAAAAGACAggtaaatttcacattttaaggcttaaaaataatcaaaaatgttttttttttttttttttcctaaaattattttttttgagagatttaaaagaagaaatttcatatCGAGTATTCAAATAttaggaaattttcaaattttattttttcttttaaaaaagataaaaaatttaatattttaaatttttacattttcaaatatttcaattttttaattttaaaatttatatttcaaaatatttaatttttttattttaaaaattttttaattttttttatttttcaatttttttttttaattttaaaattttaattttttaattttattaatttttaaaattttttttaatttaaaaatttttttaaactttttaatttttattatttttaaaaactttaatctgaaattttaattattttgattattaaaatgatcaattttgtgaagaaaattatttttttctcctaatgttcaaaatttttgcataaaaaaaataaaatccttaaatatttaaaaaaaaaaatgaattttttcttataaaatcgaaaacatttttaattttcaatcgaattaaaagctcaaaaaaacgttttttaataaaaattttctctcaacaGGTCTCGAAAGAACGAGGAGAGCAATTAGCTGTCGAGTACGGCATCAAATTCTTGGAAACATCCGCAAAATCAAGTATTAATGTGGAAGAAGCATTTTACACTCTGGCTCGTGATATCAAGAGTAAAATGGAGAAACGATTGGTAcgtcttcaaatttttgaatttttaaaattttaatgaaaattttcccctTTTTTAGGAGGCAAACGAATCCATAAAACCGACCCacaaattaagagaaaataacCCGCCCACATCAAACTGGCTGTCAAGATGTAGCTGGTTTTGACCGTACAATTTTAGCCAATACAATGACATTATTACTTCTACTATTTATATATTGATGATAGTAACAGCAAACAACTTCAACAACAATAAAGGACGCAGATCGAACACTCTCGTCgtcgcataaaaaaaaaactttacaaaaattcactcTCACACAcaaggaagaaaataaaacacaattaacattttttttacaattcgcGTGAAAATCctcgtttttaaaattaggtcgTAGCTgtgatgttacaaaaaaagaagaaaataataagCAAGGAagctcatttatatttttttatgttgcatGCGTCGTCAACAGTGATGATGATACGTTCCAAATATGTAATTTGTGATTAAACCAGTTTGACAAGTCCTTGAATCTTCGCTCaatattttgattcaatttccttttaatttacGATATTACGCACTTTCTGTCcttatattaaagaaaaaataataataaaaatacaaaaccatTGAAATACTTACTCATTAAAGAAACTTGCTAAGACGAACTTGTAATAAGATGtgtgaaccaaaaaaattaagaaaatacaataaaaaaatattaaaattttgcaaaaagtaattgttgtatgaaaatattttttattttaatcttaagattttttccaataaaaaaaatattttttttttattttattttttttttaatttttaaatttctttaaaaaattttaattttttttaaaaattcttgattttaaatgaaaaacttaaaatcttgtaaggtaaaataatattttaatttttttttattcaaaaaaattttttgtccctcatttaaaatataaatatgtatttttttttaaagtaaaaataatttttttttttaagaaattaagaaaatttttaaatttttaatttctttaaaaaattttttttttatattttttttttagaaatcaaaataaattatgaagtaaaaaaaaaaatttttatttttttatttaactttttttttttttaaaaaaattaataaatttagccttgatttttatattgaatttttttaaagttatttttttttatttttcaatgaattgttttaataattcgAATAGAATatgatggattttttgaaaaaataaaataaattaaaattaattaattaaaattaaattaaatattttttttcaattgaaattttcgataaaaagtcaaaatatgaattaaaaaaattttattatttaaaaaattattttaattttttttccttcatctgtttttaaatttttttaaaaaatttggaagttgattatttaaatcgtcttaaaataaaatttttattataaaaaaacaaacgtgCGATTCACAAAAATCGTCATAAAATCCGTGAAAATATCACACTCCATGAAAAAATGCACAACGgtggtatttttttcttcaaaaaaggtAACATTCGCAATGCTTCTAGCACCAAGCGATTTTCTTCCTGCCAAATTCCGGAATTTTCAATGGCGATTGCGGTACGGGCGTTGTCGGAATTGAAGTCGTGATGAAATCATCATGCATTCGATTGAATTTATTCTCGAGATCTTCCTCGTAATCCGTTTGCAGAATTCTATTTCTGTTCCGATCGACTAATGCCGATGCTGGTCTGTTAATGCGTTTATTATGCAATGAGTCATTTTTGCCGTTCATGATGCGACTGACTTCCTGATTGTCTTTTTGCAGTTCCATTGCTGCCGTTTGTTGTTCTTTCAAGCCACTTTCGAGCAACGCTTTCAAACGAGCATTAGCGTTTTCGATTGCGTTGAGATGCGTTTCGCGAATATTCACGAGATCTTTGTGGCGTTGCGCGGCATCGTCAATTTTCGACTCCAACTCTGCCAAACAGTCTTCGAGCAACGTTCGGATTTGCTGTTCGCGTAATTGGGCTTCTTCGGTCCATGTTTTTTCCTGTTTCGCGAGACTTTGCTTCGCTTCGGACTCGTACATGGCTTCGATGTAACTTTGTTTTTGCACTTCCAAGTCAAATTGcatctgaaatttttcgcgTAAGTAACGCACGGTTTGCGGATCTGCCCATTCGAGCCCAATTTTGTCCAAAACAGCGATATCTTGCTTCAAATCGCGTCTTACTTGCTCGGAACGTTCACGAAGTAACATTTTAATGCGACGCAAATTGTGCAAAGCCATTATTCGATCGCGCCTTTGCGTGATATTGAGACGTAATTTCTCAAGTTCttcttgaatttcattttttcgctttttcaaaacgttttcttgcaattttaaCGCGTGATTTTCATTTTCGCGCTCTTTTAGTTCTTGCACGTGACGTTCCTGCAATGCCCGTAACTCCTCAATTTCTGCTTTTCGCATCTCGTTACAACGTTCGATGAATTCTTCGTGTTTTCTTGCTTCAGCTTGCAACCGCATTTCGCGTTCTTGTTGATTTTTACGTTGCTCGTCGTTCTGCAGTTGCATCTCGACTTGTCTATCGAGCCAATTTAGCTTGGCAATTGCTTGATTTTCCGTTCTTGACTCCAAAATTATTCGATCGCGATCGGGTCCGAGACGAATTCGTTCGTACAAAGTTTTTTCCAGCTCTTGACGACGTTTCAAGTTCTCagtttcgatttttgatcgtttAATTTGCTCCAAAATGTCGGCAGAATGGATGCGGGAACGTGGGCGACTCTTTTCTTGCACTTCCAAGTCATATTGTTCCTTTTCGTGTTCCAAAAGTTGTTTTAGTTTTTCGCGACGTTTCTCgagtttttcttgttttaagagattttgCTTCTCTTTTTGCaaatcttcttctttttctttgtaataTTCGGGCGTTGTCCAATGCTCGAATCtgaaatgatggaaaaatttaagaaaaattaaattttatgagaaaaaaaaattacctggatgtaattttgccccatttatCGAAATAATTGTGAACAGCTGccgatttttcaattttcatttgttgCGCTTCACGCTTTCGTATTAGCGCCTCTTGCATTTTAGCGGCATTCATGATTGTTTAGTCgtaatctgaaaaataaaaatgagaattttttattaagtttaaattccGTGAAAAGTTTGATAAGTTTTCATGTTGgtgattttttatacattcttTTGACTTGATAAGAGaccattagaaaaaaaaaataatcgaaatttttttcaaaaaaatttttgaaaaaaaaatatttttttaaattatttaattttttgaattataattttaaaaaataatttaaaatatttttttttttttttttttgaattattttttttaaatttaattttttttaaattaatttttttaatttaatttttttttttaatttttaatttaattttttttaaattaattttttttttaatttttttaaattttttttttttttaatttaattttttatttttttttaaatttatttttttttatatttaaaaaaataaaaaaaaattaataaagtttatttagaaaaattattaaaccaAATAATGaagattttccaaaaaataattttttaacaagaattttttcaaaacaaattttagacgaaaaattaaaataaattataaaattataagaaaatttttgaaaaattgtccaaATTTCTCATAGAATGACTAAACCCCCTTCAAATCTGCTACATTTCATCGAACTAATTTGTCATCGTAACCCGCAGCTACGAAGCCCACAAAAACCATCGAACACTATCTTTCATATCTAAACGTGTACACAAAATTGATTGTTGGTATAAAATGCTCATCATTCCATTATCAAGTTCAGTGCGAGTCAGATGTTCGTCGAAGTAACGCgtcaaattcaattcaaaatcgAACTTTTTTACGTGCCATACGTGCTCAAGTGTTAACAAACAAGCGAAATTATCTCATTAGTGACtcaattaatcataaaaatctgCAACATCATCTGGAAAGTTTTACAATGtcgaacaaatttttgctttttgtatCAGTTTTTGTCCTGTCAAATGGTAAATAgaacatttttcgcaaaacaaCTTCATTTTTATCACGAAATCTCGATCaataatgattaaatttgaaacttttttgtctcaaacgAAAGATAAGAGATTGTTATCAACGTGAAATGTTTGATTGATGTTTAATTTCCGCGAAACAGTTTTTTATCAATGAACTTCAAATCAGTaaaaggcgtctccattgaacaaatatttactttttactaaaaaaaattagcaaaactGGTCATCATGTAATGTTTACTGAACCCAAACAACGATATTCgattaaaagttgaaacttcAGGGGATCCCCATTTTACGAATCAAAAACAATTCAGCTATGCAAAAACTCGTTATTATGATGAAACGTtctgtttttgtcttttttttcgtcgtcattcattcattcgaaCGAGTTCAAGTCAGAAAATcaccgaaaaatattttttctctctctttctccttTAATGACGTCTTTAGCTTGCAGTGACAATGCTCTTCCCGACAACCAATCCAACTCAACGGTCTTCAGTTATGTACATCGCGCTGGATGGAATGCCGCTATTCCAACGGTGGTCGAACCATTTAGAGGAGCAGCGCCTTACGTGATCATTCATCATTCATATTTGCCGGGACATTGCACGACGACAGCTGAATGTATCAAGGCGATGCAAGATATGCAGAAATATCATCAAGAAGTGCAAGGATGGAATGATATCGGGTACAGTTTTGGGGTTGGAGGCGACGGATTGGTCTATCAAGGAAGAGGATTTAACGTTGTCGGAGCTCATGCACCAAAATTCAACGATAAAAGTGTTGGAATTTGCTTAATTGGCGATTGGAGAAGTaagtttgtaataaaaaaaggagattttttattgaatttttgttttttagaaaGCCTTCCTCCGAAAGCGATGCTTCAAGCTGTTCaagatttaattgaatatggAGTTCAGAATGGAAATATTGAAGAAGATTATAAATTGTTGGGACATCGTCAAGTAAGAGACACAGAATGTCCCGGAGAAagactttttgatgaaattaagaCATGGCCTCACTGGGCAGAggaaccttaaaaaaattcgcctTGAAAAATccattctaaatattttttttttaaataaaattttgtacagaGCTTatgaaagatcaaaaaatgactttcaaaaaaattcccatattgtctagcGGTAAGAATACCAGCTAAATTATTTCAGATTAGATCTTACCATTTGAGTTCTTTCACTTTATCACGTCATCTGgtccaaaaaaacaacaataagccaataaattttccacaatttcattgaaaaataaaaaaaattctcgcacAAAATGTGAACGACAGGTGGTTCTTTTCCTCCCTCattcacaattaaaaataataatcgtgtctcacaatttattttttgtcgcaaACAAACAAGTGTGATGAGACATTCACGTGTGATGCGCGACTATAAGAATCTTTGTTTACAACACCTTTTAatgtttactttattttatgcaCGGCGTCTTTTTTTCGATTCTCTCTCTACTTACGCACACAATTATGATCTTTGCTTCTGCTCACTGAGAAAATCCGTTTCTCGTGAAAATTCGTAAGTGCGACAGACAGAAATCGCAAACTCATCAAAGATTTTCTCAGACTTGTTTGAACGTTCGTCGTGAAAAGTACgataaaatttcgataattttccgATTCGCCTGAGAAAGAAGAAATTCCAAGTGAAAAGTTGacgaaaaatcaagaaaattttgatttttcaaacggATTTTTAAGTGAAACGTAGTTTTAAATAggtaattaatgcaaaaaaatgacaaaaattcagaAGAAAATGCGTAACGGTAATTCCCGTAAAGATTAGTCACAATTATATAAGTGACGAAAAGTGCATTGAAATACGCAAAATTCCGTGCCATAAATTGACATTTCTTCCATAAAAGTCGCAAGCGACATCCATTtcagtgagaaaaaaaaattttttttcatgaaaatgtaaaaattgcggAGGAATTATTTCTGTGttacaaaaatacattttcatcatcatcgtgtaTCGTGCGTGTATTTTGTAGacggtaaatttaaaatactttgaaaaaaaatgagaggaaTGATGGTCGTTCGTATATATAATCAAACGGTGATGAATATAAGCGGCAGCTGTAGTTCGCAAGACTAACGGCGATGTGAAATATATAGTAGAAGAatattgtttactttttacaataaataaagaaaaagaggaaaaattgaagtcgcaacaaaaaaataggtcaatatttttttgacacttaaaaaaagtatttttagtgATAAATGGTGCACTTTGATCGTAAGTTTAAATTGTGTCGCGGTTTAAAGTAGGCgctaaagtttttatttggaaGCGCTTTGATCACGGTAGTTGCACACAAAATGCGTCtagcagcaaaaaaagaaaagaaaaacactCAAAATTGACTCAtcggattaaaataaatgtttaacaaCTTGGTCAAATGGCGtgccaaaaaaacaaaaataaataccaaaTAGTCTAGTTATATGTTAACGCCATCCGTTTGTGTGTTTTCGTCATCGCCAACGTAAATAAACGCGGCGAAGGCGATGATAATTGAAATGGATGTCAAACAGATTTCCTTCCTCTTCGcacattttatgatgatgNNNNNNNNNNNNNNNNNNNNNNNNNNNNNNNNNNNNNNNNNNNNNNNNNNNNNNNNNNNNNNNNNNNNNNNNNNNNNNNNNNNNNNNNNNNNNNNNNNNNatttaaataatttttttaatttaaattaattaatttattaaatttttaaaattaattagttttattttttaaatattttttcataataaattaattttttttaaataaaaaataataatttaatattttgttttttttttaattatgttttaaattaattaaaaatttcaaaaaagataatacttttaaaattgcgaaatttttaattttttaataaaaataaataattgaattaagaaaatattaaattttttgaaagaaaaaattaattcaatattttttttgtcttgaaaaaaatttttcaaaattattttattttgataattatttattatttttaattaaataattattttcaaaaaaaaaaaataaataaataattaataaataaaataaaataaaaattagagaaaacagtccaaaataattatcaaaattttaatttaactaataaattattttattaatgtcaaaaataattattttttttattataataattaattttaatttttatattataataaatattaattaatttttaattaaaatttaaaaaaataaaataaaaaatttttaagaaattttcttcaaacacaatagaaaaattttaaggtcaAAAATTCGcaacttttcacaatttcattataaagcttttaattattaaaattacaaaacgcgacattcaatttattattttatttttacctcaTGACATTGCTACTACTTTTAACAATCACTTTTGTGTGTCTCTTTTGTCACTAACctttcttcacatttttcactaataactcaacaaaaacataaagaaaagtgaaataatgaacaaagaaaaaaaaagtgaatctgTAAAAGTTATGTAAAGGTCACTTACAGCTTTGTTGATAATTGAAACCAaccttcataatttttttaaaaaattaaaagaaacatTTCTCTAACAATGTACGTCATTGTTAGTCGAGTAACTTCTATGATGATCGCCATGTAGGTAAGCAagtaaacattaataaataattatcgtGATCATTACAActcttttacaaatttttattattttttttttgtaacatcataacattgaagttttttttattgcaggtGCCGTaccttattattattgtttacttctttttttcttataaaaaagttacaaaatcaTCGTTTAACGTGTTCTGACGAAGGAAAAAATGCTGTGCGCCAGAAGTGAAGCGATAAAAATCGCATCGTcatgaatgaataattttcttaatccaCTTTCGATCGATTTCGTTGCATCGACTTGCAGTGACAAACGATTTGAACTTGATAATTATGTCAAGATTCTTGTTAACTTTCTCcgttttcttgtaaaatcttgatttttgagtcaaaatctatttaaaaaaattaaaaatttaattatttt
The sequence above is drawn from the Culicoides brevitarsis isolate CSIRO-B50_1 chromosome 1, AGI_CSIRO_Cbre_v1, whole genome shotgun sequence genome and encodes:
- the LOC134827850 gene encoding trichoplein keratin filament-binding protein, whose product is MNAAKMQEALIRKREAQQMKIEKSAAVHNYFDKWGKITSRFEHWTTPEYYKEKEEDLQKEKQNLLKQEKLEKRREKLKQLLEHEKEQYDLEVQEKSRPRSRIHSADILEQIKRSKIETENLKRRQELEKTLYERIRLGPDRDRIILESRTENQAIAKLNWLDRQVEMQLQNDEQRKNQQEREMRLQAEARKHEEFIERCNEMRKAEIEELRALQERHVQELKERENENHALKLQENVLKKRKNEIQEELEKLRLNITQRRDRIMALHNLRRIKMLLRERSEQVRRDLKQDIAVLDKIGLEWADPQTVRYLREKFQMQFDLEVQKQSYIEAMYESEAKQSLAKQEKTWTEEAQLREQQIRTLLEDCLAELESKIDDAAQRHKDLVNIRETHLNAIENANARLKALLESGLKEQQTAAMELQKDNQEVSRIMNGKNDSLHNKRINRPASALVDRNRNRILQTDYEEDLENKFNRMHDDFITTSIPTTPVPQSPLKIPEFGRKKIAWC
- the LOC134837111 gene encoding peptidoglycan-recognition protein LB, which gives rise to MSNKFLLFVSVFVLSNACSDNALPDNQSNSTVFSYVHRAGWNAAIPTVVEPFRGAAPYVIIHHSYLPGHCTTTAECIKAMQDMQKYHQEVQGWNDIGYSFGVGGDGLVYQGRGFNVVGAHAPKFNDKSVGICLIGDWRKSLPPKAMLQAVQDLIEYGVQNGNIEEDYKLLGHRQVRDTECPGERLFDEIKTWPHWAEEP
- the LOC134827859 gene encoding ras-related protein Rab-8A, which translates into the protein MAKTYDYLFKLLLIGDSGVGKTCLLFRFSEDAFNTTFISTIGIDFKIRTIELDGKKIKLQIWDTAGQERFRTITTAYYRGAMGIMLVYDITQEKSFENIKNWIRNIEENASADVEKMLLGNKCELNEKRQVSKERGEQLAVEYGIKFLETSAKSSINVEEAFYTLARDIKSKMEKRLEANESIKPTHKLRENNPPTSNWLSRCSWF